AGAGGTCAGAACCTCGGCGGTCATAGTGCCCAAGCCCCCGATGCCATGCTCTTCAATCGTGATGATTGCAGCTGTCTCGCTGGCTGCTTTCGCGATTGCGTCAACGTCCAGTGGTACCAGGCTTGGCATACTCAACAATCGGACGGAGCACCCAGCACTTTTGAGCTGTCTCGCAGCCTCGACGGCGAGGCCTAATACGCCACCAGTGCTCAGGATTGTCAGATCGTGACCGTCTTGCATCTGAATTGCGCGACCGAGGTGAAAGTCTATATCTTTTTTGTGCCAAATTGTCTCCCCTGCCTTACCTAGTCGAAGATAAGCGGGACCTGGAGTAGATGCAAGGGCCGCAGTTGCGGCACGTGTTTCTATTGGATCACCGGGGGCAACGATTGCCATATTCGGCATAGCACTCATAACAGCAAGGTCTTCGACTCCATGGTGGGTATAGCCGTGGCTACCATAGGCTAATCCTCCACCAACAGCAACTACTTTCACATCCAGCTTGTGATAACAGACATCATTACGAATTTGCTCCAGGCAACGCATGATGGGAAAGTTAGCAATGGAATATGTGAAGACGACCTTGCCCATGAGTGCAAGTCCAGCGGCGATACCGGTCATATTCTGCTCGGCAACACCTGCATTCAAATATCGCCCCGGAAATCTTGCGCTGAACGCTTCGAGAACTGAGTAGCCGAGATCGCCACAGACCAGCCATACACGCTCATCCCGTTCAGCGATGGCAATGAGTTCTTCAATAAAGGCGGTCCTCATCGTGTGGTCTCCAGCTCTTTGAGAGCGATCTCGATCTGTTCATTTGTAGGGCTCTTATAATGCCAGGCGAGTTGGTTTTCCATAAAACTTATCCCTTTACCCTTAACCGTGTGAGCGATGATGGCTGTGGGGCGGCTGTTCTCCAGGGGAAGAGAATGGAAGGTCTCGACAAGTTCCTCCATATCATGACCGTCCACTTCTTTGACACTCCAACGAAAGGCACGGAACTTATCGGCGAGCGGATCGAGATCCAATACATCTTTCACCGAACCAAAACTTTGAATTTTGTTGTAATCAATGATGACCACTAGGTTGTCGAGCTTGTGCTGTGGAGCAAATAAAATGGCTTCCCAGTTAGAGCCTTCATCCAGCTCGCCATCACTCAGTAAAACGAAGGTACGAAAGGGAAGATTTTCTCGTTTTGCAGCGAGCGCTATGCCACAGGCTACAGGAAGGCCGTGTCCTAATGAACCAGACGACAATTCTACGCCAGGAACTCCACTGGTAACATGACCAGTAAGGCGCGATCCGTTCTGGCAGTAGGAATCGAGTTCCGCTATTGGGAAGAAACCTCGTTCGGCGAGTGCGGCATATAAAATTGCTGCCCCATGGCCCTTGCTTAGAAAAAAACGATCGCGTCCTGGCGATGCAGGGAGTACTGGATCAATGCGGAGGGTGTTCCAGTAGAGGCAGGTAATCAAGTCCGCCATCGAAAGGCAGCTTCCAAGATGGGACGCTTTTGAGCGATGGATCATTTTCAATGTATGGATACGAAGAACGCGAGCACGGTCACGTAGACCCTGAATCAGACCAGCGGATTGTATAGGAACGATATTCTGGCTCATGACTATTTGTTGTGTTTCAGGCAATTCCTGCAAGCAAAGCGTTCTACCTGGTCTCCGAAAGTGGAATGCGTTTTCGCGTCCAGGCTATAGTTTGTGTAAGACCTTCTACGAGGCTTGTTTTGGGTTGCCAGGAAGTAGCCGCACAGAGATTGGAAATGTCGGCTTCGAGGAACATGACTTGGTCGGGGCGATAAGGAATCTCACCGAAACCGATGGAGAGGCATGGGTCGATCAAATCGCGAATCTTCTCCACGACGGTTCTTAGAGTGATCGCGCTGCCAGAGCCAAGATTGTAAATACCGCTTGTTTCTGTTTCGAGTACTGCGCAAAGGGCTTCAGCTACATCGTCCACGTAAATATAATCCCACATCTGTTCACCGAGTGTAAGCGCTGGACGGCGTCTAGCAAGAAATGCTTGGATAACGGAAGGGATCATGTGGCGCTCGTCATCTCCTGGACCGTAAGCCGAGAGCAGACGTAGCCAGACATGGCGCATTCCGCAAATCTCGGACATCTTGGCTGTGGTAAGTCCTGCAGCGAGCTTTGCTACCCCATACGCGGTTACCGGAGCTGTCGGAGTATCTTCGCGCAGGACGTGATCGACTCTTCCGTATTCAGCTTGAGAGCCTAGTCCAATCCAAATTCTGCATCCGGCTTTTTTTGCCGAGTTCCACAGTTCGAGCGTCGCGACGAGATTCGTCCGGATTTGATCCGGATCATTTCGAAACTCGGCTGTGACGCCGAACCAGGCGAGGTGAAAGACCGCGTCAAGTTTTCCTAGGTTAATTTCCTGCGGCAGGCTCTGAGTGCCAAA
This portion of the Edaphobacter sp. 4G125 genome encodes:
- a CDS encoding transketolase family protein translates to MRTAFIEELIAIAERDERVWLVCGDLGYSVLEAFSARFPGRYLNAGVAEQNMTGIAAGLALMGKVVFTYSIANFPIMRCLEQIRNDVCYHKLDVKVVAVGGGLAYGSHGYTHHGVEDLAVMSAMPNMAIVAPGDPIETRAATAALASTPGPAYLRLGKAGETIWHKKDIDFHLGRAIQMQDGHDLTILSTGGVLGLAVEAARQLKSAGCSVRLLSMPSLVPLDVDAIAKAASETAAIITIEEHGIGGLGTMTAEVLTSIRAAVSFYPIRLGRDPIRLSGSQEQLRSDQGVSTEGILVAAKRVLNSELLRILFRELPSNNMH
- a CDS encoding transketolase, yielding MSQNIVPIQSAGLIQGLRDRARVLRIHTLKMIHRSKASHLGSCLSMADLITCLYWNTLRIDPVLPASPGRDRFFLSKGHGAAILYAALAERGFFPIAELDSYCQNGSRLTGHVTSGVPGVELSSGSLGHGLPVACGIALAAKRENLPFRTFVLLSDGELDEGSNWEAILFAPQHKLDNLVVIIDYNKIQSFGSVKDVLDLDPLADKFRAFRWSVKEVDGHDMEELVETFHSLPLENSRPTAIIAHTVKGKGISFMENQLAWHYKSPTNEQIEIALKELETTR
- a CDS encoding NAD-dependent epimerase/dehydratase family protein; this encodes MRCLVTGASGFVGSALVPKLLARGHHVVILVRHSSDLTLLEPYLPQLDLLYGDLLHFGTQSLPQEINLGKLDAVFHLAWFGVTAEFRNDPDQIRTNLVATLELWNSAKKAGCRIWIGLGSQAEYGRVDHVLREDTPTAPVTAYGVAKLAAGLTTAKMSEICGMRHVWLRLLSAYGPGDDERHMIPSVIQAFLARRRPALTLGEQMWDYIYVDDVAEALCAVLETETSGIYNLGSGSAITLRTVVEKIRDLIDPCLSIGFGEIPYRPDQVMFLEADISNLCAATSWQPKTSLVEGLTQTIAWTRKRIPLSETR